In one Brevibacillus composti genomic region, the following are encoded:
- a CDS encoding DUF2339 domain-containing protein, which translates to MKKWMLIWLAWAIFWQAQAVEIQASRPVQEATADSGKRQVIMLFVEGLSFQDVERLRSYPHVDNWLSQSEAGALSIRSPGTRTAANAYLLLGSGGPALYSDKSGMAYHPEEYLSKNETAGERMVEVSPPEIAPLSRYRIVFPGIYRLLAENRDKPFTARIGLLGETLARHHLSVISYGNGDYDDTRSRLAVLFAMDERGGVPYGNLAGESVEESSAYPYGVKTNYTYIWESIQRESSSGLIAVQLSDLARLHQVADDMAPERFAAQYEQIMQDLGGFLDRVLASRQPGQMVMLLSPLPNPKALQAKEMLPPLFLWRGEEAGLLTSVTTRQTGLVSGLDVVPTILRFLGVEVPAGLAGHPMVAERGLGIGELQREVGHIHHIYANRSSVLYTYVMLQIIIIGAAAVLYILSRGRRGEHLQWARRGMRLALLSLLWFPLLFLLEGLAGWTVSPPMVLGACILLAVAGAWLMEGRSLPAGLAIVSGLTVLALLVDGWSGTPAMRRSYLGYDPVIGARFYGLGNEFEGVLIGCTILFAAALYQWRALQTNAPPPGGVALGSAVLLFAVVLAYMAAPGWGADAGGFLAGLAGFSVVLMRLHGWRPGKKILLLLAGGLAIGIGLLTVVSLLSAQPPTHITRVAAQIVSGDWAEVMHMVNRKLEMNLKLIRVSVWSRVFVVSLVVLALLTLRDERYLRHFASDYPYLVKGFAGIVAGSVAGLVLNDSGIITAATCIIFLVVPSLYTALSEPAEERYSSS; encoded by the coding sequence ATGAAAAAGTGGATGCTGATCTGGCTGGCCTGGGCCATCTTCTGGCAGGCGCAGGCGGTGGAAATCCAGGCGAGCCGCCCTGTCCAGGAGGCGACGGCTGACTCCGGGAAAAGACAGGTCATCATGCTGTTTGTGGAAGGCCTCTCCTTTCAGGATGTGGAGCGGCTCCGCAGCTATCCACATGTGGATAATTGGCTCAGCCAATCGGAAGCGGGCGCCCTGTCGATCCGCTCCCCCGGTACGCGCACTGCTGCCAATGCGTATCTGCTCCTGGGGAGCGGAGGGCCGGCCCTCTATTCGGATAAAAGCGGCATGGCGTACCATCCGGAGGAGTACCTCTCCAAAAACGAGACGGCCGGCGAGCGGATGGTCGAAGTAAGTCCGCCGGAAATCGCACCGCTGTCCCGGTACCGGATCGTTTTTCCCGGCATTTACCGGCTGCTGGCAGAAAATCGCGACAAGCCGTTCACCGCCCGGATTGGCCTGTTGGGGGAGACATTGGCCCGCCATCACTTATCTGTCATCAGCTACGGTAATGGCGATTATGACGACACCCGCTCCCGGCTTGCCGTCCTTTTTGCCATGGACGAGCGCGGCGGGGTCCCCTACGGCAATCTGGCAGGTGAGAGTGTCGAGGAGTCCTCCGCCTATCCGTACGGGGTGAAAACCAATTACACGTACATCTGGGAAAGCATCCAGCGAGAAAGCAGCTCCGGATTGATCGCGGTTCAACTTTCCGATCTCGCGCGGCTGCACCAGGTCGCGGACGATATGGCCCCTGAGCGGTTTGCCGCCCAGTACGAGCAGATTATGCAAGACCTCGGCGGCTTCCTCGACCGGGTGCTCGCCTCCCGCCAGCCGGGGCAAATGGTTATGCTGCTCTCGCCGCTGCCGAATCCCAAGGCGCTGCAGGCCAAAGAGATGCTGCCGCCGCTTTTTCTCTGGAGGGGAGAAGAGGCCGGGCTGCTCACTTCGGTGACGACCAGGCAAACCGGGCTGGTGAGCGGTCTTGATGTCGTGCCGACGATCCTCCGCTTTTTGGGGGTGGAGGTCCCGGCCGGACTGGCTGGCCATCCGATGGTGGCGGAGAGGGGACTTGGCATCGGCGAGCTCCAGCGGGAAGTGGGGCATATCCACCATATCTATGCCAATCGCAGCTCGGTATTGTACACCTATGTCATGCTGCAGATCATCATTATCGGAGCAGCGGCCGTACTGTACATCCTCAGCAGGGGGAGAAGGGGAGAGCATCTGCAGTGGGCCCGACGGGGGATGAGGCTTGCCCTGCTCTCGCTCTTGTGGTTTCCGCTGTTGTTTCTGCTCGAAGGGCTGGCCGGATGGACGGTCTCTCCGCCGATGGTGCTGGGTGCATGCATTCTGCTCGCGGTAGCGGGCGCCTGGCTGATGGAAGGCAGATCGCTGCCGGCCGGGCTGGCCATCGTCTCGGGGCTGACGGTGCTTGCTTTGCTCGTCGACGGCTGGAGCGGCACCCCGGCGATGCGCCGTTCCTACCTGGGCTATGACCCAGTGATCGGTGCCCGGTTTTACGGTTTGGGAAACGAGTTCGAAGGCGTCCTGATCGGCTGCACCATTCTTTTTGCGGCCGCTCTGTACCAGTGGCGCGCCCTGCAAACGAATGCGCCCCCGCCGGGGGGAGTTGCGCTCGGCAGTGCGGTCTTGCTCTTCGCTGTCGTTCTGGCGTACATGGCTGCACCCGGATGGGGAGCGGATGCGGGCGGATTTCTCGCCGGGCTGGCCGGCTTTTCGGTCGTGCTGATGCGCCTTCACGGGTGGCGGCCCGGCAAAAAAATCCTCCTGCTGCTCGCAGGAGGATTGGCAATCGGGATCGGGCTGTTGACAGTGGTCAGTCTCTTGTCGGCGCAGCCGCCCACGCATATCACCAGGGTAGCCGCACAGATCGTCTCCGGCGACTGGGCAGAGGTGATGCATATGGTGAACCGCAAGCTGGAGATGAATCTCAAGCTGATTCGCGTTTCGGTATGGAGCCGCGTCTTCGTCGTATCGCTGGTGGTTCTGGCACTGCTGACACTGAGGGACGAGCGGTATCTGCGCCATTTCGCCAGCGACTACCCGTATCTGGTCAAAGGCTTTGCGGGCATCGTCGCCGGATCGGTGGCCGGCCTCGTGCTGAATGATTCCGGGATTATTACGGCGGCGACCTGCATTATTTTCCTGGTCGTGCCCTCCCTCTACACAGCGCTGTCCGAGCCGGCAGAGGAGCGCTACTCGAGCTCCTGA
- the tsaD gene encoding tRNA (adenosine(37)-N6)-threonylcarbamoyltransferase complex transferase subunit TsaD, which yields MKNRQPSRYEERVQRAYEAHQQSGRPVFILGIETSCDETSASVVQDGRIVLSNVIASQADIHKRFGGVVPEVASRRHVENITLTIEEALREAGKTLSDIQAIAVTYGPGLVGALLVGVAAAKAISYARGIPLIGVHHIAGHIYANRLVTELEFPLIALVVSGGHTELVWMKEHGHYEILGETRDDAAGEAYDKVARALQLPYPGGPHIDRLAHEGTAAAIPLPRAWLEPGSYDFSFSGLKSAVLNTLHNASQRGETINPADVAASFQDSVTEVLVEKTTRAVKEFGAQQVLLAGGVAANRGLRERLAKRCQEEGIPLVIPPLSLCTDNAAMIAAAGYISYQKGKFASLDLNGVPGLPLS from the coding sequence ATGAAGAATAGACAACCATCCCGCTATGAAGAACGGGTGCAGCGGGCATACGAGGCTCATCAGCAGTCGGGCCGGCCGGTCTTCATCCTCGGGATTGAGACCAGCTGTGACGAAACATCGGCATCGGTGGTGCAGGATGGCCGGATCGTCCTGTCCAATGTGATCGCGTCGCAGGCAGATATTCACAAGCGGTTCGGCGGAGTGGTGCCGGAGGTGGCCTCCCGCCGCCATGTGGAAAACATCACGCTGACCATAGAGGAAGCGCTTCGCGAGGCCGGGAAAACGCTAAGCGACATCCAGGCGATCGCCGTGACGTACGGGCCGGGCCTGGTAGGCGCGCTGCTGGTCGGAGTAGCGGCCGCCAAAGCGATTTCGTATGCGCGCGGCATTCCGTTGATCGGCGTCCACCATATCGCGGGTCATATTTACGCCAACCGCCTGGTCACCGAGCTTGAGTTTCCGCTGATTGCCCTGGTCGTATCCGGGGGGCATACGGAGCTCGTCTGGATGAAGGAGCACGGCCATTACGAGATCCTCGGCGAGACGCGCGATGACGCCGCCGGCGAAGCGTACGACAAGGTGGCGCGGGCCCTGCAGCTGCCTTATCCGGGCGGCCCTCATATCGACAGGTTGGCCCACGAGGGGACGGCCGCCGCCATACCGCTTCCCCGGGCCTGGCTGGAGCCCGGCTCGTATGACTTCAGCTTCAGCGGTCTCAAGTCGGCCGTGCTCAATACGCTGCATAACGCATCCCAGCGCGGCGAGACCATCAACCCGGCTGATGTGGCCGCCAGCTTTCAGGATTCTGTGACGGAGGTTCTGGTGGAAAAAACGACGCGGGCCGTCAAGGAATTCGGCGCGCAGCAGGTTTTGCTAGCGGGAGGGGTGGCTGCCAATCGCGGATTGCGGGAGAGGCTCGCGAAGCGCTGCCAGGAAGAAGGGATTCCGCTGGTGATTCCGCCGCTTTCTCTCTGCACGGACAATGCGGCGATGATTGCCGCTGCCGGTTATATTTCCTATCAAAAGGGAAAGTTTGCCTCGCTGGATCTGAATGGAGTGCCGGGATTGCCGCTCTCCTGA
- a CDS encoding 5-formyltetrahydrofolate cyclo-ligase → MELINQKKELRQRILAERAKLSPEEHRRRSAEFCRSLFAFDPLQECRVIMAFFPFRDELDIVPFLEAARERGQEIWLPLTVQKERRIVPYIYTGAADLKQGAYGICEPDPARAQEGNTRDLDAVLVPGVAFDRGGGRMGYGAGYYDRFLSSLSRRPLLIGCAFELQVVSRVPMEPHDIPLDFIATEAGVAVCGEKGR, encoded by the coding sequence ATGGAACTCATCAACCAAAAGAAGGAGCTGCGCCAGAGAATCTTGGCGGAGCGGGCCAAACTGAGTCCGGAGGAGCACCGCCGCCGTTCCGCGGAGTTTTGCCGCTCCCTTTTCGCGTTTGACCCCTTGCAGGAATGCCGCGTGATCATGGCCTTTTTCCCGTTTCGCGACGAGCTGGATATCGTGCCGTTTTTGGAAGCTGCGCGCGAACGCGGACAGGAGATCTGGCTGCCGCTGACGGTTCAAAAAGAGCGGAGGATCGTACCGTACATCTACACCGGGGCAGCCGACCTGAAGCAGGGGGCGTACGGCATCTGCGAACCGGATCCAGCTCGGGCCCAAGAGGGCAACACGCGCGACCTGGATGCAGTGCTTGTACCCGGTGTGGCCTTCGACCGAGGGGGAGGGCGAATGGGCTATGGAGCAGGGTATTACGATCGTTTTCTCTCCTCCCTTTCCCGGCGTCCGCTGCTGATTGGCTGTGCGTTTGAGCTGCAGGTCGTTTCGCGCGTCCCGATGGAGCCTCACGACATTCCGCTTGATTTCATCGCCACCGAGGCGGGTGTCGCCGTATGCGGCGAAAAAGGCCGCTAG
- a CDS encoding SprT family protein: MTDQELQALVEAISAEFFARPFRHQARFNKRLRTTGGRYLLRSHDIELNPRHLEEYGEAELIGIIKHELCHYHLHLEKKGYKHRDRDFQELLRQVGGSRYCQEVGGGRTRLPYRYELVCGACAMRYKRKRKMDPARYRCGRCGGRLRLVEISPGS, encoded by the coding sequence ATGACGGATCAGGAGCTGCAAGCGCTGGTCGAGGCGATCTCGGCCGAGTTTTTTGCCCGGCCGTTTCGGCATCAGGCCCGCTTTAACAAGCGGCTGCGCACGACAGGGGGGCGCTATCTGCTCCGCTCTCACGACATCGAGCTGAACCCCCGCCACCTGGAGGAGTACGGGGAAGCGGAGCTGATCGGGATTATCAAGCATGAGCTGTGCCATTATCATCTGCACCTGGAAAAGAAGGGGTACAAGCATCGGGACCGGGACTTTCAGGAGCTCTTGCGGCAGGTCGGAGGAAGCCGGTACTGCCAAGAGGTGGGCGGGGGACGGACGAGGCTTCCGTACCGGTATGAGCTGGTCTGCGGCGCCTGCGCCATGCGGTACAAGCGCAAACGCAAGATGGATCCGGCCCGTTACCGCTGCGGCCGATGCGGGGGAAGACTGCGGCTGGTGGAGATTTCCCCCGGCTCGTAG
- the tsaE gene encoding tRNA (adenosine(37)-N6)-threonylcarbamoyltransferase complex ATPase subunit type 1 TsaE: protein MVYEWHVYGVEETQRFAEMLGSRLAPGDLLALEGDLGAGKTTFTQGLARGLEVRGTVNSPTFTIIKEYQGRLPLYHMDVYRVGEDVDSLGLDDYFFGEGVTVVEWASLIEEVLPPERLTVTLRTTGESARLIQLVPEGDRYVKLCEEIEW from the coding sequence ATGGTGTATGAGTGGCATGTTTACGGGGTGGAGGAAACCCAGCGCTTCGCAGAGATGCTGGGCTCCCGACTGGCACCCGGCGATCTGCTCGCCTTGGAAGGGGATTTGGGAGCGGGCAAAACGACATTTACCCAGGGACTGGCGCGGGGCCTTGAGGTGCGCGGGACGGTAAACAGTCCGACTTTTACGATTATCAAGGAATATCAGGGGCGTTTGCCGCTGTATCATATGGACGTCTACCGAGTGGGAGAGGATGTGGATTCCCTCGGGCTGGACGATTATTTTTTTGGCGAGGGCGTCACCGTGGTCGAATGGGCCTCCCTGATCGAAGAGGTCCTGCCGCCGGAGCGTCTGACGGTGACCCTGCGGACAACAGGCGAGAGTGCTCGCCTGATCCAACTGGTTCCAGAGGGCGATCGTTACGTGAAACTGTGCGAGGAGATTGAGTGGTAA
- a CDS encoding MogA/MoaB family molybdenum cofactor biosynthesis protein, protein MTNWKIGVISASDSIARGEREDNRIPIIRKLAKEWLSAEVSVYRSVADDMEELKENMIECVDREKCDLLIVTGGTGLSPRDVTPEVTAWVIDRPVPGLAEEMRRAGLQQSRRAMLTRAVAGTRGNSLIINLPGNPKGVEICFNAIGDMLSDALHILQGTGEANEDWGGLGW, encoded by the coding sequence GTGACTAACTGGAAAATTGGCGTCATTTCGGCAAGCGATTCCATTGCGAGAGGGGAGCGGGAGGATAACCGCATTCCGATTATCCGCAAGCTGGCAAAAGAGTGGCTGTCCGCTGAGGTGTCCGTCTATCGATCTGTGGCAGATGATATGGAAGAATTGAAGGAAAACATGATCGAATGCGTGGATCGTGAAAAATGCGACCTGTTGATCGTAACAGGGGGGACGGGCCTCAGCCCGCGTGACGTCACGCCGGAGGTAACCGCCTGGGTCATCGACCGGCCGGTGCCGGGACTGGCGGAAGAGATGCGCCGTGCCGGCCTGCAGCAGTCGCGGCGGGCGATGCTGACCCGTGCGGTCGCAGGCACGCGAGGAAATTCGCTGATTATCAATCTGCCGGGCAATCCCAAGGGCGTCGAGATTTGTTTCAATGCCATCGGAGACATGCTCTCCGACGCTTTGCACATCCTGCAGGGAACCGGAGAGGCCAATGAAGATTGGGGAGGATTGGGTTGGTAG
- the tsaB gene encoding tRNA (adenosine(37)-N6)-threonylcarbamoyltransferase complex dimerization subunit type 1 TsaB has translation MRVLAIDTSNLVLSVAVVEEGRVLAEMTTNQQKNHSVRLMDAISLLMDETNTLPEQLTGIGVAKGPGSYTGVRIGVAAAKSMAWSLQIPVIGVSSLEAVAMNALGAPGLIVPLFDARRGQVYTAAYRSAGIQRVTAEAAERLVLLRDWCALLGQQPGKETILFMGEDLGLHREAIRTELGERAVFAPASCNHPRAAHIGLAALRRLAEGEAGHPHELVPEYLQLAEAEAKWLAQNAACPEKE, from the coding sequence ATGCGTGTACTGGCAATCGATACATCCAATCTGGTGTTAAGTGTAGCGGTCGTGGAAGAAGGGCGCGTCCTCGCGGAGATGACGACCAATCAGCAGAAAAATCACTCCGTCAGACTGATGGATGCCATCTCGCTGCTGATGGACGAGACGAACACCCTCCCTGAGCAGCTGACAGGGATCGGAGTGGCCAAGGGACCAGGCTCGTACACGGGTGTGCGCATAGGCGTAGCGGCAGCGAAGAGCATGGCCTGGTCGCTGCAAATCCCGGTGATCGGGGTCTCCAGCCTGGAGGCTGTGGCGATGAACGCACTGGGCGCACCCGGCCTGATTGTCCCCCTGTTTGATGCCCGGCGTGGTCAAGTATACACAGCGGCATACCGTTCGGCAGGTATTCAGCGCGTAACCGCGGAGGCGGCGGAACGCCTCGTGCTGCTTCGCGACTGGTGTGCGTTGCTCGGGCAGCAGCCGGGGAAAGAGACGATTCTGTTTATGGGAGAGGATCTCGGCCTGCACCGGGAGGCGATCAGGACGGAGCTGGGAGAGCGTGCCGTTTTTGCGCCGGCGTCCTGCAATCACCCGAGGGCGGCCCATATCGGCCTGGCGGCTCTCCGCAGACTGGCCGAGGGAGAAGCGGGCCATCCGCATGAGCTGGTGCCGGAATACCTGCAGCTGGCGGAAGCCGAAGCCAAATGGCTGGCTCAAAATGCGGCCTGCCCGGAAAAGGAGTAG
- the thiL gene encoding thiamine-phosphate kinase encodes MTQDEFSLIRQWTSRSSGQHGDGLSVGIGDDAAVFSLSPGMEVVACCDAMVETVHFLRETMNPSDIGYKAVMSNISDVAAMGGLPRFALISVAVSPGWSADDCQQIYEGIYDACEAYGVRVIGGDTVSSPAALTLSVTLLGEVEKGRALRRSAARPGQLVFVTGQVGGSAAGLDLLLRSAKKGEAVAEEWRPLAWFHQRPQAQVAAGRILAASPWAGALNDVSDGLASELSEIAEASGVRLVIDERSIPVANITRAYAIETDQDPLGWALYGGEDYQLVGTLEAAEVKEAELRFAEKGIPFTVIGRVEAGEPSVWMDREQGRMKIAKAGYNHFGGAEAGKG; translated from the coding sequence GTGACGCAAGACGAATTTTCCCTGATCAGACAGTGGACGAGCCGCTCCAGTGGCCAGCACGGAGACGGTCTCTCCGTAGGGATTGGCGACGATGCAGCGGTTTTTTCGCTTTCGCCCGGGATGGAGGTCGTCGCCTGCTGCGATGCGATGGTGGAAACCGTCCATTTTCTGCGGGAGACGATGAATCCGAGCGATATTGGTTACAAAGCGGTCATGAGCAATATCAGCGATGTCGCCGCGATGGGCGGCCTACCTCGCTTTGCGCTGATCAGCGTGGCTGTGTCCCCCGGCTGGTCCGCAGATGACTGCCAGCAGATTTACGAAGGCATCTACGACGCGTGTGAAGCGTATGGCGTCCGCGTAATTGGCGGCGATACCGTGTCCAGCCCCGCCGCCTTGACCCTCTCCGTCACGCTGCTGGGGGAAGTGGAAAAAGGGCGGGCGCTGCGCCGCTCCGCAGCACGGCCGGGACAGCTGGTGTTTGTGACGGGGCAGGTAGGCGGTTCGGCAGCCGGCCTCGATCTGTTGTTACGCAGTGCGAAAAAGGGAGAAGCTGTAGCTGAGGAGTGGAGGCCGCTCGCATGGTTCCACCAGAGGCCGCAAGCCCAGGTGGCCGCAGGCCGCATCCTGGCCGCCTCTCCTTGGGCCGGCGCGCTGAACGATGTAAGTGACGGCCTGGCCTCCGAGCTTTCGGAGATTGCCGAAGCCAGCGGTGTCCGGCTGGTGATCGACGAGAGGAGCATCCCGGTGGCAAACATCACCCGCGCCTACGCCATAGAGACGGACCAAGACCCGCTTGGCTGGGCTTTGTACGGGGGCGAGGATTATCAGCTGGTAGGAACGCTCGAGGCCGCGGAGGTCAAGGAGGCGGAGCTCCGCTTTGCCGAAAAGGGCATCCCGTTCACGGTGATCGGCCGGGTGGAAGCCGGCGAGCCCTCTGTCTGGATGGACCGGGAGCAGGGCCGGATGAAGATCGCCAAAGCGGGTTACAACCATTTTGGCGGAGCGGAGGCAGGGAAAGGATGA
- the rimI gene encoding ribosomal protein S18-alanine N-acetyltransferase, with the protein MSEQTDLVFRLMALEDVDAVWELERLAFPTPWPRDAFVNELTINPNARYVVAVRDGQVIAYCGMWIVLDEAHITNVAVHPACRGQKIGERLMRQMMGLAYLYGARGMTLEVRPSNTVARNMYAKLGFTEQGRRKRYYSDNDEDALIMWVTLHEE; encoded by the coding sequence ATGAGCGAACAGACCGATCTTGTATTTCGCTTGATGGCGCTAGAGGACGTGGATGCCGTCTGGGAGCTGGAGCGGCTTGCCTTTCCCACTCCCTGGCCGCGCGATGCTTTTGTCAACGAGCTGACGATCAATCCCAATGCCCGGTACGTCGTCGCTGTGCGGGATGGCCAGGTAATCGCTTACTGCGGGATGTGGATCGTGCTGGATGAAGCCCACATCACCAACGTGGCTGTCCACCCCGCTTGCCGCGGACAAAAGATCGGCGAGAGGCTGATGCGCCAAATGATGGGGCTGGCCTATTTGTACGGGGCGAGGGGCATGACGCTCGAAGTGCGGCCATCCAATACGGTGGCTCGCAATATGTACGCCAAATTGGGTTTTACAGAACAGGGGCGCCGCAAACGCTATTATTCCGATAACGATGAGGATGCTCTGATAATGTGGGTGACATTGCATGAAGAATAG
- a CDS encoding ABC-F family ATP-binding cassette domain-containing protein yields the protein MILLQAEHIQKTYGIETILQDISLQIQTGERVGLVGVNGAGKSTLMKILAGQLSYDSGTVRIPKDVTLGYLAQNSGLESERSIWDEMLTVFAHLQQEERELRKLEALMGDPAVLADEKRYQQILEDYSRRSEAFKERGGYSYEAMIRGVLHGLRFADFDYQTPIKTLSGGQKTRLALAKLLLQAPSILLLDEPTNYLDIETLTWLENYLQNYPGAILVVSHDRYFLDKLVTVVYEIERTRATRYTGNYSQFLDQKAARLEQEMKRYERQQEEIAKLEDFIARNIARATTTKRAQSRRKTLEKIDRLDKPIMNNKSVNFSFEIAKMSGTVVMKAHNVSIGYPDAVLSRHLSFELEREERVALVGPNGIGKSTLLKTIVEQLPALSGNIQFGSNVTIGYYDQEHRNLNEQNTVLSEIWNEYPLMLERDVRTLLGNFLFTGDDVQKRIADLSGGERARVSLAKLMLKQANFLIFDEPTNHLDIFSKEVLENALYDYPGTILFVSHDRYFLNKIATRVLELAPEGVTSYLGNYDYYVEKKQELAELAAEEQAQKGKKTSPEAEQEKSSYERDKEAKRRERQRQRRLEEIEAAIQQREAAIQTWEEELCLPEIYSDHVLAKERNDKIEQARAELERLYEEWGDLTEQG from the coding sequence ATGATATTGCTTCAAGCTGAACATATACAAAAAACCTATGGAATCGAGACCATTTTACAGGACATCTCCCTGCAAATACAAACCGGGGAGCGCGTCGGACTGGTCGGCGTCAACGGTGCCGGAAAATCGACATTGATGAAGATTTTGGCCGGGCAGCTCAGCTATGACAGCGGCACCGTGCGCATACCCAAAGACGTAACGCTGGGCTATCTGGCCCAAAACAGCGGACTGGAGTCGGAGCGCTCCATCTGGGACGAGATGCTTACCGTCTTCGCCCACTTGCAACAAGAGGAGCGGGAGCTGCGCAAGCTGGAGGCGCTGATGGGCGACCCGGCTGTCCTGGCGGATGAAAAGCGCTACCAGCAGATCCTCGAGGACTATTCCCGCCGTTCGGAGGCATTCAAGGAACGGGGCGGCTACAGTTACGAAGCGATGATCCGCGGCGTCTTGCACGGCCTGCGGTTCGCCGATTTTGACTACCAGACGCCGATCAAGACGCTGAGCGGCGGACAAAAAACCAGACTCGCCCTGGCCAAGCTGCTTCTCCAGGCGCCGTCGATTCTGCTACTGGACGAGCCGACCAACTACCTGGATATCGAGACGCTGACCTGGCTGGAAAATTACCTGCAAAACTATCCAGGCGCGATTCTGGTCGTCTCTCACGACCGCTACTTCTTGGACAAACTGGTCACCGTCGTCTATGAAATCGAGCGGACCCGGGCCACGCGGTACACAGGCAACTACAGTCAATTTCTCGATCAAAAGGCGGCGCGGCTGGAGCAAGAGATGAAACGCTACGAACGGCAGCAGGAGGAGATCGCCAAGCTGGAGGACTTCATCGCCCGCAATATCGCCCGGGCGACGACGACCAAGCGGGCCCAAAGCAGACGAAAAACCCTGGAGAAGATCGATCGTCTGGACAAGCCGATCATGAACAACAAATCGGTCAACTTCTCCTTCGAGATCGCCAAGATGAGCGGCACGGTCGTGATGAAGGCGCACAACGTCAGCATCGGCTATCCGGATGCCGTCCTCTCCCGACACCTGTCTTTTGAGCTGGAGCGGGAAGAGCGCGTGGCGCTGGTCGGCCCCAACGGGATCGGCAAATCGACGCTGCTCAAAACCATCGTCGAGCAGCTTCCGGCGCTGTCCGGCAATATCCAGTTCGGCAGCAATGTCACGATCGGCTATTACGATCAGGAGCACCGCAATCTGAACGAACAAAACACGGTCCTCAGCGAGATCTGGAATGAATACCCCCTGATGCTGGAGCGGGACGTGCGGACGCTGCTGGGCAATTTTCTCTTTACCGGCGACGATGTGCAAAAACGCATCGCCGATCTCTCCGGGGGGGAGCGCGCCCGTGTCTCTCTGGCCAAATTAATGTTGAAGCAGGCCAACTTCCTGATTTTTGACGAGCCGACCAACCACCTGGATATCTTCAGCAAGGAAGTGCTGGAAAACGCCTTGTACGACTATCCGGGCACGATTTTGTTCGTCTCCCATGACCGCTATTTTCTCAACAAAATCGCCACCCGGGTGCTGGAGCTGGCTCCTGAGGGCGTCACCAGCTATCTCGGCAATTACGACTACTATGTAGAAAAGAAGCAGGAGCTGGCTGAGCTGGCCGCGGAAGAGCAGGCCCAAAAAGGGAAAAAGACCTCCCCTGAAGCCGAGCAGGAGAAGTCGAGCTATGAGCGGGACAAGGAGGCAAAACGGCGCGAGCGGCAACGACAGCGCCGTCTGGAGGAAATCGAGGCAGCCATTCAGCAGCGGGAAGCCGCCATCCAAACCTGGGAAGAAGAATTATGCCTCCCGGAAATCTACAGCGACCACGTCCTGGCCAAAGAACGCAACGACAAGATCGAACAAGCCCGGGCCGAACTGGAGAGGCTGTACGAGGAATGGGGCGACCTTACCGAGCAAGGATGA